A genomic segment from Synchiropus splendidus isolate RoL2022-P1 chromosome 18, RoL_Sspl_1.0, whole genome shotgun sequence encodes:
- the dlgap4a gene encoding disks large-associated protein 4 isoform X4, with translation MVLRSEGLSGSGRLRKISRDTLTSVERIDKQHGSNRKAPPPVPPRITSKPLISVTLQSSTESAQDTYLDQQDHGSEVNSQSGHSNSSDSLCSIRTGSLAKGCQPSAAAPTATRVPAAASLPPVPAPRDLPPTTTASTTAVSTCSSSTQSQNDSLGFGLTLEHPPTVPKRKLSSIGIQVDCIQPTPREPPLPLTAPLKFQSIGVQVENGRPLSRDSSMASRQNTETEPLEPQEAAPTHNKTANCSNNQTVNTNGQDKAMDPKPLQQTSSLPTISNSPPETLDPALDPSSLPPPDPSLEAGNCGDAAQPGTQACLRDGNWFLKLLQAETGRMEGWCQQMEQETKDNKLSEEVLGTIRSAVGSAQLLISQKFEQFRGLCNENLNVNANPRPTAQDLAGFWDLLQLSIEDISMKFDELYQLKANNWQLPEKKDENKQLPSSVPKKPSKPRLSAGKDRSVDSAVDKQRQEARKRLMAAKRAASVRQNSATESADSIEIYVPEAQTRL, from the exons ATGGTTCTCAGAAGTGAGGGCCTGTCAGGTAGCGGCAGGTTGAGGAAGATCTCCAGAGACACACTGACGTCAGTGGAACGCATCGACAAGCAGCATG GCAGCAATAGAAAGGCccctcctccagttcctcctcGGATCACTTCCAAGCCCCTTATATCTGTGACGCTGCAGAGCAGCACAGAGTCAGCCCAGGACACTTACCTTGACCAGCAGGACCACGGGAGTGAAGTCAACAGCCAATCcggacacagcaattcttcggACAGTCTCTGTAGCATACGCACAGGCAGTCTGGCCAAGGGGTGCCAACCCTCCGCCGCTGCCCCTACTGCAACCCGTGTACCTGCTGCAGCATCCTTGCCTCCCGTCCCAGCACCTCGTGACCTCCCTCCCACCACCACTGCGTCCACGACTGCAGTCTCTACCTGCTCTTCATCCACTCAGTCCCAAAATGACTCCCTGGGTTTTGGTCTTACACTAGAGCATCCCCCCACTGTTCCCAAGAGGAAATTATCTTCCATTGGCATTCAG GTGGATTGCATTCAGCCGACTCCAAGAGAACCACCACTACCGCTGACTGCACCCTTAAAGTTTCAGTCGATCGGCGTTCAAGTTGAGAACGGCAGGCC TCTGAGCCGGGACAGCAGCATGGCCTCCAGACAAAACACAGAGACCGAACCACTGGAGCCCCAGGAAGCCGCACCCACACATAACAAGACAGCCAACTGCAGCAACAATCAAACAGTCAACACAAACGGGCAGGACAAAGCCATGGACCCCAAACCTCTGCAGCAGACCTCCTCCCTGCCCACAATATCCAACTCTCCGCCGGAGACCCTGGACCCGGCTTTAGACCCGTCCTCGCTGCCTCCGCCGGACCCCAGCCTGGAGGCTGGAAACTGCGGCGATGCAGCTCAGCCAGGAACACAAGCTTGCCTCCGAGATGGAAACTGGTTTTTGAAGTTGCTGCAGGCTGAAACAGGTCGAATGGAGGGCTGGTGTCAACAGATGGAGCAGGAGACCAAAGACAACAAGCTGTCAGAAGAAG TGTTGGGAACAATCCGCAGTGCCGTCGGCAGCGCCCAGCTCCTCATTTCGCAAAAGTTTGAGCAGTTCCGTGGGCTCTGTAATGAGAACTTG AACGTGAATGCCAACCCTCGGCCGACGGCGCAGGACTTGGCAGGCTTCTGGGATTTGCTGCAGCTGTCGATAGAAGACATCAGCATGAAATTCGACGAGCTCTATCAGCTCAAAGCAAACAACTGGCAGCTTCCTGAGAAGAAG GATGAAAACAAGCAGCTTCCATCGTCAGTGCCAAAGAAGCCATCGAAGCCCCGGCTGTCGGCAGGGAAGGACAGGAGCGTGGACTCGGCCGTGGACAAGCAGAGGCAGGAGGCCAGGAAGCGCTTGATGGCAGCAAAGCGCGCGGCGTCAGTGCGGCAGAACTCCGCCACGGAAAGCGCTGACAGCATCGAAATCTACGTCCCAGAGGCCCAAACGCGCCTCTGA
- the dlgap4a gene encoding disks large-associated protein 4 isoform X5, whose amino-acid sequence MTRILDYLRPLQYSSNRKAPPPVPPRITSKPLISVTLQSSTESAQDTYLDQQDHGSEVNSQSGHSNSSDSLCSIRTGSLAKGCQPSAAAPTATRVPAAASLPPVPAPRDLPPTTTASTTAVSTCSSSTQSQNDSLGFGLTLEHPPTVPKRKLSSIGIQVDCIQPTPREPPLPLTAPLKFQSIGVQVENGRPLSRDSSMASRQNTETEPLEPQEAAPTHNKTANCSNNQTVNTNGQDKAMDPKPLQQTSSLPTISNSPPETLDPALDPSSLPPPDPSLEAGNCGDAAQPGTQACLRDGNWFLKLLQAETGRMEGWCQQMEQETKDNKLSEEVLGTIRSAVGSAQLLISQKFEQFRGLCNENLNVNANPRPTAQDLAGFWDLLQLSIEDISMKFDELYQLKANNWQLPEKKDENKQLPSSVPKKPSKPRLSAGKDRSVDSAVDKQRQEARKRLMAAKRAASVRQNSATESADSIEIYVPEAQTRL is encoded by the exons aTGACTCGAATATTGGATTATTTAAGACCTCTACAATaca GCAGCAATAGAAAGGCccctcctccagttcctcctcGGATCACTTCCAAGCCCCTTATATCTGTGACGCTGCAGAGCAGCACAGAGTCAGCCCAGGACACTTACCTTGACCAGCAGGACCACGGGAGTGAAGTCAACAGCCAATCcggacacagcaattcttcggACAGTCTCTGTAGCATACGCACAGGCAGTCTGGCCAAGGGGTGCCAACCCTCCGCCGCTGCCCCTACTGCAACCCGTGTACCTGCTGCAGCATCCTTGCCTCCCGTCCCAGCACCTCGTGACCTCCCTCCCACCACCACTGCGTCCACGACTGCAGTCTCTACCTGCTCTTCATCCACTCAGTCCCAAAATGACTCCCTGGGTTTTGGTCTTACACTAGAGCATCCCCCCACTGTTCCCAAGAGGAAATTATCTTCCATTGGCATTCAG GTGGATTGCATTCAGCCGACTCCAAGAGAACCACCACTACCGCTGACTGCACCCTTAAAGTTTCAGTCGATCGGCGTTCAAGTTGAGAACGGCAGGCC TCTGAGCCGGGACAGCAGCATGGCCTCCAGACAAAACACAGAGACCGAACCACTGGAGCCCCAGGAAGCCGCACCCACACATAACAAGACAGCCAACTGCAGCAACAATCAAACAGTCAACACAAACGGGCAGGACAAAGCCATGGACCCCAAACCTCTGCAGCAGACCTCCTCCCTGCCCACAATATCCAACTCTCCGCCGGAGACCCTGGACCCGGCTTTAGACCCGTCCTCGCTGCCTCCGCCGGACCCCAGCCTGGAGGCTGGAAACTGCGGCGATGCAGCTCAGCCAGGAACACAAGCTTGCCTCCGAGATGGAAACTGGTTTTTGAAGTTGCTGCAGGCTGAAACAGGTCGAATGGAGGGCTGGTGTCAACAGATGGAGCAGGAGACCAAAGACAACAAGCTGTCAGAAGAAG TGTTGGGAACAATCCGCAGTGCCGTCGGCAGCGCCCAGCTCCTCATTTCGCAAAAGTTTGAGCAGTTCCGTGGGCTCTGTAATGAGAACTTG AACGTGAATGCCAACCCTCGGCCGACGGCGCAGGACTTGGCAGGCTTCTGGGATTTGCTGCAGCTGTCGATAGAAGACATCAGCATGAAATTCGACGAGCTCTATCAGCTCAAAGCAAACAACTGGCAGCTTCCTGAGAAGAAG GATGAAAACAAGCAGCTTCCATCGTCAGTGCCAAAGAAGCCATCGAAGCCCCGGCTGTCGGCAGGGAAGGACAGGAGCGTGGACTCGGCCGTGGACAAGCAGAGGCAGGAGGCCAGGAAGCGCTTGATGGCAGCAAAGCGCGCGGCGTCAGTGCGGCAGAACTCCGCCACGGAAAGCGCTGACAGCATCGAAATCTACGTCCCAGAGGCCCAAACGCGCCTCTGA
- the dlgap4a gene encoding disks large-associated protein 4 isoform X6 → MKNSLLTSVSLGDAADLRPDIVPQHKRLEHSGLKTCADVLRKTADMKGLGANRSRHLSDSCEPAGCPQKPLCPLNSDPHSAFLLNPSINHYGTLDPHMHQCSPTSPTALTPDCLLPYGQMSNSSTFPRLHYTPQTETADCPQACMAAGGPGRGANALTTSLSMGMGLGLGLTGAPMITSGSATISSAAVAKMNRLPTNLLDQLERHLPLQRDGFSTLQFHRGRMSKQRSESPGRIRHLMHSVQKLFAKSQSLENSAVKGNMNGRSAGGTPGSACEEVGRYRSKSKDRAKTEGAKTRGRPNTLGLWGSDDALDSEATKAGTLAVGYRNPLSMMTLGRAVSDSQAAPRYIPQGYNTISAHSLKTSKSSSDLKFLACQATQVGPKDQGERMRSKDDTMVKRGSWSTLTLSQARQVLQKGSATVNRTLLKSKSCHQELAQQFLQVPLGDWAGTLGHGRTKGTEIPCRRMRSGSYVKAMGDPEDSEESEGSPKPSPKSAARRQSYLKATQHSLSEQQAPPPSRRLCCHTHMREDFLWSPLQAACSMQHLSSLPSLKELSTNRSLDNLDCLVSPVEAPMRHRHSDFGQGSSTLGRGGSSQHVSRHMFLQVCAQGFMHSVAHCEGESQAVEALDLPAPTCFRSRSHSYLRAIQAGCSQDDDTASADSDSPPPTSAGYGYNTSSNRKAPPPVPPRITSKPLISVTLQSSTESAQDTYLDQQDHGSEVNSQSGHSNSSDSLCSIRTGSLAKGCQPSAAAPTATRVPAAASLPPVPAPRDLPPTTTASTTAVSTCSSSTQSQNDSLGFGLTLEHPPTVPKRKLSSIGIQVDCIQPTPREPPLPLTAPLKFQSIGVQVENGRPLSRDSSMASRQNTETEPLEPQEAAPTHNKTANCSNNQTVNTNGQDKAMDPKPLQQTSSLPTISNSPPETLDPALDPSSLPPPDPSLEAGNCGDAAQPGTQACLRDGNWFLKLLQAETGRMEGWCQQMEQETKDNKLSEEVLGTIRSAVGSAQLLISQKFEQFRGLCNENLNVNANPRPTAQDLAGFWDLLQLSIEDISMKFDELYQLKANNWQLPEKKDENKQLPSSVPKKPSKPRLSAGKDRSVDSAVDKQRQEARKRLMAAKRAASVRQNSATESADSIEIYVPEAQTRL, encoded by the exons gttggAGCATTCAGGTCTGAAGACCTGCGCTGATGTTCTGAGGAAAACCGCCGACATGAAGGGGTTAGGAGCCAATCGCAGTCGCCATCTATCAGACTCGTGCGAACCAGCGGGGTGCCCACAGAAGCCTCTGTGCCCTTTAAACTCGGACCCTCACAGCGCTTTTCTGTTGAACCCTTCCATAAACCATTATGGCACCTTGGACCCTCATATGCACCAGTGTTCCCCCACCAGCCCGACCGCCTTGACCCCTGACTGTCTGCTCCCCTATGGTCAAATGTCCAACAGCAGCACCTTCCCTCGTCTCCATTACACTCCCCAGACTGAGACGGCCGACTGCCCTCAGGCCTGCATGGCTGCAGGTGGGCCAGGCAGAGGGGCAAATGCGCTGACCACCTCCCTCTCGATGGGTATGGGTCTTGGCCTGGGTCTCACTGGTGCTCCGATGATCACAAGTGGATCTGCGACCATCTCCTCTGCAGCTGTAGCCAAGATGAACCGGTTACCCACAAACCTTCTGGATCAGCTTGAGAGACACCTGCCCCTCCAGCGGGATGGCTTCAGCACTCTGCAATTCCACCGGGGGCGCATGTCCAAGCAGAGGAGCGAGAGTCCGGGCCGGATACGGCACCTCATGCACTCGGTGCAAAAACTTTTTGCCAAATCACAATCTTTGGAAAACTCTGCAGTCAAAGGCAACATGAACGGGCGCTCAGCAGGAGGAACACCGGGGTCTGCGTGTGAAGAGGTCGGCCGGTACAGAAGCAAGAGCAAGGACCGGGCGAAGACTGAGGGAGCAAAGACAAGAGGGAGACCCAACACACTTGGACTCTGGGGCTCAGATGACGCCCTCGACTCTGAAGCGACCAAAGCTGGCACCCTGGCTGTCGGTTACCGAAATCCACTGAGCATGATGACTCTGGGCCGCGCAGTGTCGGACAGCCAGGCCGCCCCCAGATACATCCCACAGGGCTACAACACCATCTCTGCACATTCTCTAAAGACCTCCAAAAGCAGCAGTGACCTCAAGTTCCTGGCCTGCCAGGCGACACAGGTAGGCCCCAAAGATCAAGGGGAGCGGATGAGGAGCAAGGACGACACCATGGTGAAGAGAGGGTCCTGGTCCACTCTCACTCTGAGTCAGGCTCGCCAGGTGTTACAGAAAGGATCGGCAACTGTGAACAGAACCCTTCTCAAATCCAAGTCCTGTCACCAAGAGCTGGCGCAGCAGTTCCTTCAG GTGCCGCTGGGGGACTGGGCCGGTACTTTGGGTCACGGCCGCACCAAAGGAACTGAAATCCCGTGTCGGAGAATGCGCAGCGGCAGCTATGTCAAAGCAATGGGTGACCCTGAGGACAGTGAGGAGTCTGAGGGGAGCCCCAAACCATCACCCAAATCGGCTGCTCGTCGCCAGAGCTACCTGAAGGCCACACAGCACTCCCTGAGTGAGCAGCAGGCGCCCCCACCGTCACGCAG GCTTTGTTGCCACACTCATATGCGGGAGGATTTTCTGTGGTCTCCGCTGCAGGCTGCGTGTTCTATGCAGCATCTGAG CTCCCTGCCGTCTCTGAAGGAGCTGTCCACAAACCGCAGCCTGGACAACCTGGACTGCCTAGTGAGTCCTGTTGAAGCCCCAATGCGACACAGACACAGCGATTTTGGACAAGGCTCTAGCACATTGGGCAGAGGAGGCAGCTCCCAG CATGTGAGTCGGCACATGTTCTTGCAGGTCTGTGCGCAAGGCTTCATGCACTCAGTGGCCCACTGTGAGGGGGAGTCGCAGGCAGTGGAGGCACTGGACCTCCCTGCTCCCACGTGCTTCCGGTCCCGCAGCCACAGCTACCTGCGGGCCATCCAGGCGGGCTGCTCCCAGGATGATGACACTGCTTCTGCAGACTCAGACTCACCGCCACCCACCTCAGCAGGCTACGGCTACAACACGA GCAGCAATAGAAAGGCccctcctccagttcctcctcGGATCACTTCCAAGCCCCTTATATCTGTGACGCTGCAGAGCAGCACAGAGTCAGCCCAGGACACTTACCTTGACCAGCAGGACCACGGGAGTGAAGTCAACAGCCAATCcggacacagcaattcttcggACAGTCTCTGTAGCATACGCACAGGCAGTCTGGCCAAGGGGTGCCAACCCTCCGCCGCTGCCCCTACTGCAACCCGTGTACCTGCTGCAGCATCCTTGCCTCCCGTCCCAGCACCTCGTGACCTCCCTCCCACCACCACTGCGTCCACGACTGCAGTCTCTACCTGCTCTTCATCCACTCAGTCCCAAAATGACTCCCTGGGTTTTGGTCTTACACTAGAGCATCCCCCCACTGTTCCCAAGAGGAAATTATCTTCCATTGGCATTCAG GTGGATTGCATTCAGCCGACTCCAAGAGAACCACCACTACCGCTGACTGCACCCTTAAAGTTTCAGTCGATCGGCGTTCAAGTTGAGAACGGCAGGCC TCTGAGCCGGGACAGCAGCATGGCCTCCAGACAAAACACAGAGACCGAACCACTGGAGCCCCAGGAAGCCGCACCCACACATAACAAGACAGCCAACTGCAGCAACAATCAAACAGTCAACACAAACGGGCAGGACAAAGCCATGGACCCCAAACCTCTGCAGCAGACCTCCTCCCTGCCCACAATATCCAACTCTCCGCCGGAGACCCTGGACCCGGCTTTAGACCCGTCCTCGCTGCCTCCGCCGGACCCCAGCCTGGAGGCTGGAAACTGCGGCGATGCAGCTCAGCCAGGAACACAAGCTTGCCTCCGAGATGGAAACTGGTTTTTGAAGTTGCTGCAGGCTGAAACAGGTCGAATGGAGGGCTGGTGTCAACAGATGGAGCAGGAGACCAAAGACAACAAGCTGTCAGAAGAAG TGTTGGGAACAATCCGCAGTGCCGTCGGCAGCGCCCAGCTCCTCATTTCGCAAAAGTTTGAGCAGTTCCGTGGGCTCTGTAATGAGAACTTG AACGTGAATGCCAACCCTCGGCCGACGGCGCAGGACTTGGCAGGCTTCTGGGATTTGCTGCAGCTGTCGATAGAAGACATCAGCATGAAATTCGACGAGCTCTATCAGCTCAAAGCAAACAACTGGCAGCTTCCTGAGAAGAAG GATGAAAACAAGCAGCTTCCATCGTCAGTGCCAAAGAAGCCATCGAAGCCCCGGCTGTCGGCAGGGAAGGACAGGAGCGTGGACTCGGCCGTGGACAAGCAGAGGCAGGAGGCCAGGAAGCGCTTGATGGCAGCAAAGCGCGCGGCGTCAGTGCGGCAGAACTCCGCCACGGAAAGCGCTGACAGCATCGAAATCTACGTCCCAGAGGCCCAAACGCGCCTCTGA